A stretch of the Acanthochromis polyacanthus isolate Apoly-LR-REF ecotype Palm Island chromosome 22, KAUST_Apoly_ChrSc, whole genome shotgun sequence genome encodes the following:
- the LOC127531946 gene encoding zinc finger protein OZF-like isoform X9 — MLTAIFSELNNGGNMDSSQKKCKHSNGVRCRTSEEDKDGSATTAKRDESLSCEQCGKTFITATKQRIHKCIHTVDKPFGCDQCGKAFTHKSTLRSHQLIHSGVKPFSCDQCGKAFTQKSTLASHQLIHSGVKPFSCDQCGKAFTHKSTLRSHQLIHSGVKPFSCNQCGKAFTQKSDLAKHQLIHSGVKLFGCDQCGKAFTHKSHLTSHQLIHSGVKKFNCDKCGKAFTHKSTLRRHQLIHGEVKPFSCGHCGKAFTHKSTLRSHQLIHGEVKLFGCDQCGKAFTHKSTLRSHQLIHSGVKPFNCDQCGKAFTHKSTLRNHQLIHSEVKPFNCDQCVKTFTQHEQLLIHQCPLSGRKRYHCDSCEKTFSSQQSLKCHQRIHTGHDVYACDYCGKPFVRYSHLKAHEVTHTGVKPYICDQCGKRYCTTAYLKVHQRVHTGERPYRCDECKKIFTNLSSLKQHQQIHTRKKAFNQCHNEQNGTDGQNSQTCQHSANDEQCCFDQSGPTSNQQGTLQRHQRLHAGHRLNPCQEDFSMQGSIKVNEGDYWP; from the exons ATGTTGACAGCCATTTtttctgagctcaacaacggaggaaacatggattcttcacaaaaa aaatgtaaacacagcaatggagtgagatgtcggacctctgaggaggataaggatggttcggcaacaacagcaaaaagagatgaatcactcagttgtgagcaatgtggcaagacttttatcacagcaacaaagcaaagaattcacaaatgtattcacactgtggacaaaccattcggctgtgatcagtgtggaaaggcttttactcacaagagtacgttaagaagtcatcaactcattcacagtggagttaaaccattcagctgtgatcagtgtggaaaggcttttactcagaagagtactctagcaagtcatcaactcattcacagtggagtgaaaccattcagctgtgatcagtgtggaaaggcttttactcacaagagtacgTTAAGAAGTCATcagctcattcacagtggagttaaaccattcagctgtaatcagtgtggaaaggcttttactcagaagagtgatctagcaaaacatcaactcattcacagtggagtgaaattgttcgggtgtgatcagtgtggaaaggcttttactcacaagagtcatCTAACAAGTCATcagctcattcacagtggagttaaaaaaTTCAACTGTGAtaagtgtggaaaggcttttactcacaagagtacgTTAAGacgtcatcaactcattcacggTGAAGTTAAGCCATTCAGCTGTGGTCactgtggaaaggcttttactcacaagagtacgTTAAGAAGTCATCAACTGATTCACGGTGAAGTGAAATTGttcggctgtgatcagtgtggaaaggcttttactcacaagagtacgttaagaagtcatcaactcattcacagtggagttaaaccattcaactgtgatcagtgtggaaaggcttttactcacaagagtacgTTAAgaaatcatcaactcattcacagtgaagttaagccattcaactgtgatcagtgtgtgaaaacctttactcaacatgaacagttgttgattCATCAATGCCCCCTttctggtagaaagcggtaccactgtgactcctgtgaaaaaactttcagctcccaacagagcttaaaatgtcaccaacgcatccacactggacatgatgttTACGCATGTGATTACTGTGGCAAACCTTTTGTACGATACTCACatttaaaagctcatgaagtgacccacactggggttaaaccatacatttgtgaccagtgtgggaagcGCTACTGCACCACTGCatacctcaaagttcaccaacgtgtccacactggggagagaccatacagatgtgacgagtgtaagaagatttttacaaatttgagttccctgaaacaacaccagcagatccacaccagaaagaaagcattcaatcagtgtcacaatgag cagaacggaacagatggacaaaactctcagacttgtcagcactctgccaatgatgaacagtgctgctttgaccagtctggaccaacgtccaaccaacagggaaccctacaacgacaccagcgtTTGCAcgctggacacagactgaacccctgccaagaagatttctccatgcagggttcaATAAAAGTTAATGAaggagattactggccttag
- the LOC127531946 gene encoding zinc finger protein OZF-like isoform X10 produces MLTAIFSELNNGGNMDSSQKKCKHSNGVRCRTSEEDKDGSATTAKRDESLSCEQCGKTFITATKQRIHKCIHTVDKPFGCDQCGKAFTHKSTLRSHQLIHSGVKPFSCDQCGKAFTQKSTLASHQLIHSGVKPFSCDQCGKAFTHKSTLRSHQLIHSGVKPFSCNQCGKAFTQKSDLAKHQLIHSGVKLFGCDQCGKAFTHKSHLTSHQLIHSGVKKFNCDKCGKAFTHKSTLRRHQLIHGEVKPFSCGHCGKAFTHKSTLRSHQLIHGEVKLFGCDQCGKAFTHKSTLRSHQLIHSGVKPFNCDQCGKAFTHKSTLRNHQLIHSEVKPFNCDQCVKTFTQHEQLLIHQCPLSGRKRYHCDSCEKTFSSQQSLKCHQRIHTGHDVYACDYCGKPFVRYSHLKAHEVTHTGVKPYICDQCGKRYCTTAYLKVHQRVHTGERPYRCDECKKIFTNLSSLKQHQQIHTRKKAFNQCHNENGTDGQNSQTCQHSANDEQCCFDQSGPTSNQQGTLQRHQRLHAGHRLNPCQEDFSMQGSIKVNEGDYWP; encoded by the exons ATGTTGACAGCCATTTtttctgagctcaacaacggaggaaacatggattcttcacaaaaa aaatgtaaacacagcaatggagtgagatgtcggacctctgaggaggataaggatggttcggcaacaacagcaaaaagagatgaatcactcagttgtgagcaatgtggcaagacttttatcacagcaacaaagcaaagaattcacaaatgtattcacactgtggacaaaccattcggctgtgatcagtgtggaaaggcttttactcacaagagtacgttaagaagtcatcaactcattcacagtggagttaaaccattcagctgtgatcagtgtggaaaggcttttactcagaagagtactctagcaagtcatcaactcattcacagtggagtgaaaccattcagctgtgatcagtgtggaaaggcttttactcacaagagtacgTTAAGAAGTCATcagctcattcacagtggagttaaaccattcagctgtaatcagtgtggaaaggcttttactcagaagagtgatctagcaaaacatcaactcattcacagtggagtgaaattgttcgggtgtgatcagtgtggaaaggcttttactcacaagagtcatCTAACAAGTCATcagctcattcacagtggagttaaaaaaTTCAACTGTGAtaagtgtggaaaggcttttactcacaagagtacgTTAAGacgtcatcaactcattcacggTGAAGTTAAGCCATTCAGCTGTGGTCactgtggaaaggcttttactcacaagagtacgTTAAGAAGTCATCAACTGATTCACGGTGAAGTGAAATTGttcggctgtgatcagtgtggaaaggcttttactcacaagagtacgttaagaagtcatcaactcattcacagtggagttaaaccattcaactgtgatcagtgtggaaaggcttttactcacaagagtacgTTAAgaaatcatcaactcattcacagtgaagttaagccattcaactgtgatcagtgtgtgaaaacctttactcaacatgaacagttgttgattCATCAATGCCCCCTttctggtagaaagcggtaccactgtgactcctgtgaaaaaactttcagctcccaacagagcttaaaatgtcaccaacgcatccacactggacatgatgttTACGCATGTGATTACTGTGGCAAACCTTTTGTACGATACTCACatttaaaagctcatgaagtgacccacactggggttaaaccatacatttgtgaccagtgtgggaagcGCTACTGCACCACTGCatacctcaaagttcaccaacgtgtccacactggggagagaccatacagatgtgacgagtgtaagaagatttttacaaatttgagttccctgaaacaacaccagcagatccacaccagaaagaaagcattcaatcagtgtcacaatgag aacggaacagatggacaaaactctcagacttgtcagcactctgccaatgatgaacagtgctgctttgaccagtctggaccaacgtccaaccaacagggaaccctacaacgacaccagcgtTTGCAcgctggacacagactgaacccctgccaagaagatttctccatgcagggttcaATAAAAGTTAATGAaggagattactggccttag
- the LOC127531946 gene encoding zinc finger protein OZF-like isoform X11, whose protein sequence is MDSSQKKCKHSNGVRCRTSEEDKDGSATTAKRDESLSCEQCGKTFITATKQRIHKCIHTVDKPFGCDQCGKAFTHKSTLRSHQLIHSGVKPFSCDQCGKAFTQKSTLASHQLIHSGVKPFSCDQCGKAFTHKSTLRSHQLIHSGVKPFSCNQCGKAFTQKSDLAKHQLIHSGVKLFGCDQCGKAFTHKSHLTSHQLIHSGVKKFNCDKCGKAFTHKSTLRRHQLIHGEVKPFSCGHCGKAFTHKSTLRSHQLIHGEVKLFGCDQCGKAFTHKSTLRSHQLIHSGVKPFNCDQCGKAFTHKSTLRNHQLIHSEVKPFNCDQCVKTFTQHEQLLIHQCPLSGRKRYHCDSCEKTFSSQQSLKCHQRIHTGHDVYACDYCGKPFVRYSHLKAHEVTHTGVKPYICDQCGKRYCTTAYLKVHQRVHTGERPYRCDECKKIFTNLSSLKQHQQIHTRKKAFNQCHNEQNGTDGQNSQTCQHSANDEQCCFDQSGPTSNQQGTLQRHQRLHAGHRLNPCQEDFSMQGSIKVNEGDYWP, encoded by the exons aaatgtaaacacagcaatggagtgagatgtcggacctctgaggaggataaggatggttcggcaacaacagcaaaaagagatgaatcactcagttgtgagcaatgtggcaagacttttatcacagcaacaaagcaaagaattcacaaatgtattcacactgtggacaaaccattcggctgtgatcagtgtggaaaggcttttactcacaagagtacgttaagaagtcatcaactcattcacagtggagttaaaccattcagctgtgatcagtgtggaaaggcttttactcagaagagtactctagcaagtcatcaactcattcacagtggagtgaaaccattcagctgtgatcagtgtggaaaggcttttactcacaagagtacgTTAAGAAGTCATcagctcattcacagtggagttaaaccattcagctgtaatcagtgtggaaaggcttttactcagaagagtgatctagcaaaacatcaactcattcacagtggagtgaaattgttcgggtgtgatcagtgtggaaaggcttttactcacaagagtcatCTAACAAGTCATcagctcattcacagtggagttaaaaaaTTCAACTGTGAtaagtgtggaaaggcttttactcacaagagtacgTTAAGacgtcatcaactcattcacggTGAAGTTAAGCCATTCAGCTGTGGTCactgtggaaaggcttttactcacaagagtacgTTAAGAAGTCATCAACTGATTCACGGTGAAGTGAAATTGttcggctgtgatcagtgtggaaaggcttttactcacaagagtacgttaagaagtcatcaactcattcacagtggagttaaaccattcaactgtgatcagtgtggaaaggcttttactcacaagagtacgTTAAgaaatcatcaactcattcacagtgaagttaagccattcaactgtgatcagtgtgtgaaaacctttactcaacatgaacagttgttgattCATCAATGCCCCCTttctggtagaaagcggtaccactgtgactcctgtgaaaaaactttcagctcccaacagagcttaaaatgtcaccaacgcatccacactggacatgatgttTACGCATGTGATTACTGTGGCAAACCTTTTGTACGATACTCACatttaaaagctcatgaagtgacccacactggggttaaaccatacatttgtgaccagtgtgggaagcGCTACTGCACCACTGCatacctcaaagttcaccaacgtgtccacactggggagagaccatacagatgtgacgagtgtaagaagatttttacaaatttgagttccctgaaacaacaccagcagatccacaccagaaagaaagcattcaatcagtgtcacaatgag cagaacggaacagatggacaaaactctcagacttgtcagcactctgccaatgatgaacagtgctgctttgaccagtctggaccaacgtccaaccaacagggaaccctacaacgacaccagcgtTTGCAcgctggacacagactgaacccctgccaagaagatttctccatgcagggttcaATAAAAGTTAATGAaggagattactggccttag
- the LOC127531946 gene encoding zinc finger protein OZF-like isoform X12 has product MDSSQNKCKHSNGVRCRTSEEDKDGSATTAKRDESLSCEQCGKTFITATKQRIHKCIHTVDKPFGCDQCGKAFTHKSTLRSHQLIHSGVKPFSCDQCGKAFTQKSTLASHQLIHSGVKPFSCDQCGKAFTHKSTLRSHQLIHSGVKPFSCNQCGKAFTQKSDLAKHQLIHSGVKLFGCDQCGKAFTHKSHLTSHQLIHSGVKKFNCDKCGKAFTHKSTLRRHQLIHGEVKPFSCGHCGKAFTHKSTLRSHQLIHGEVKLFGCDQCGKAFTHKSTLRSHQLIHSGVKPFNCDQCGKAFTHKSTLRNHQLIHSEVKPFNCDQCVKTFTQHEQLLIHQCPLSGRKRYHCDSCEKTFSSQQSLKCHQRIHTGHDVYACDYCGKPFVRYSHLKAHEVTHTGVKPYICDQCGKRYCTTAYLKVHQRVHTGERPYRCDECKKIFTNLSSLKQHQQIHTRKKAFNQCHNEQNGTDGQNSQTCQHSANDEQCCFDQSGPTSNQQGTLQRHQRLHAGHRLNPCQEDFSMQGSIKVNEGDYWP; this is encoded by the exons aaatgtaaacacagcaatggagtgagatgtcggacctctgaggaggataaggatggttcggcaacaacagcaaaaagagatgaatcactcagttgtgagcaatgtggcaagacttttatcacagcaacaaagcaaagaattcacaaatgtattcacactgtggacaaaccattcggctgtgatcagtgtggaaaggcttttactcacaagagtacgttaagaagtcatcaactcattcacagtggagttaaaccattcagctgtgatcagtgtggaaaggcttttactcagaagagtactctagcaagtcatcaactcattcacagtggagtgaaaccattcagctgtgatcagtgtggaaaggcttttactcacaagagtacgTTAAGAAGTCATcagctcattcacagtggagttaaaccattcagctgtaatcagtgtggaaaggcttttactcagaagagtgatctagcaaaacatcaactcattcacagtggagtgaaattgttcgggtgtgatcagtgtggaaaggcttttactcacaagagtcatCTAACAAGTCATcagctcattcacagtggagttaaaaaaTTCAACTGTGAtaagtgtggaaaggcttttactcacaagagtacgTTAAGacgtcatcaactcattcacggTGAAGTTAAGCCATTCAGCTGTGGTCactgtggaaaggcttttactcacaagagtacgTTAAGAAGTCATCAACTGATTCACGGTGAAGTGAAATTGttcggctgtgatcagtgtggaaaggcttttactcacaagagtacgttaagaagtcatcaactcattcacagtggagttaaaccattcaactgtgatcagtgtggaaaggcttttactcacaagagtacgTTAAgaaatcatcaactcattcacagtgaagttaagccattcaactgtgatcagtgtgtgaaaacctttactcaacatgaacagttgttgattCATCAATGCCCCCTttctggtagaaagcggtaccactgtgactcctgtgaaaaaactttcagctcccaacagagcttaaaatgtcaccaacgcatccacactggacatgatgttTACGCATGTGATTACTGTGGCAAACCTTTTGTACGATACTCACatttaaaagctcatgaagtgacccacactggggttaaaccatacatttgtgaccagtgtgggaagcGCTACTGCACCACTGCatacctcaaagttcaccaacgtgtccacactggggagagaccatacagatgtgacgagtgtaagaagatttttacaaatttgagttccctgaaacaacaccagcagatccacaccagaaagaaagcattcaatcagtgtcacaatgag cagaacggaacagatggacaaaactctcagacttgtcagcactctgccaatgatgaacagtgctgctttgaccagtctggaccaacgtccaaccaacagggaaccctacaacgacaccagcgtTTGCAcgctggacacagactgaacccctgccaagaagatttctccatgcagggttcaATAAAAGTTAATGAaggagattactggccttag